A genomic window from Sulfurospirillum multivorans DSM 12446 includes:
- the flgA gene encoding flagellar basal body P-ring formation chaperone FlgA, with protein MHYTVSTNTLRTAFNDLNATIIDSSDGVVIFRRHCSLMGKADAMTELFLKKFQETSPFVRIDEKPRISIKTSLPTDFERYELVDISISDAMLKKNSGSFVAVFKVGDREKKLYFAYEMNAKVMVFKAKHNLLNGKILTNDDYESVWESLDALPNRVITNEIPQNAVIKNGVKEGQILTDFHLDIKKMLSRKASIKALLKEEGLVIEVQATLLEDGNIGDVVKIRTEQGKILSAKILSPYEVIILE; from the coding sequence ATGCACTATACCGTTTCTACCAATACGTTACGCACAGCCTTTAACGACCTCAATGCGACCATTATTGATAGCAGCGATGGTGTTGTGATTTTTAGGCGCCACTGTTCGCTTATGGGTAAAGCAGATGCAATGACTGAGCTCTTTTTGAAAAAATTTCAAGAAACCTCTCCTTTCGTAAGAATTGATGAAAAACCGCGTATCTCCATTAAAACCTCCCTGCCTACCGATTTTGAACGTTATGAGCTTGTTGATATTTCAATCTCCGATGCTATGCTTAAGAAAAACAGTGGCTCCTTTGTGGCTGTTTTTAAAGTAGGTGATCGAGAGAAAAAGCTCTATTTTGCTTATGAGATGAATGCGAAAGTGATGGTGTTTAAAGCAAAACATAATTTGCTTAACGGTAAAATCCTCACAAACGATGACTACGAGAGTGTTTGGGAGAGTTTAGATGCCCTTCCAAACCGTGTGATTACCAATGAAATACCTCAAAATGCTGTGATCAAAAACGGTGTTAAAGAAGGTCAGATTTTGACGGATTTTCATCTGGATATTAAAAAAATGCTGAGTAGAAAAGCGAGTATCAAAGCGCTACTAAAAGAGGAAGGGTTGGTCATAGAAGTGCAAGCTACCCTTTTAGAAGACGGCAATATAGGTGATGTTGTCAAAATCAGAACAGAACAAGGCAAAATTTTGAGTGCAAAA